A genomic window from Candidatus Kouleothrix ribensis includes:
- a CDS encoding DUF932 domain-containing protein gives MFSQSLMHRFDQNATALAESMIRKVAPSAFAETPAADRSDRYAFIKTIDIIHGMEQQGFQVVRAVEARTRVEERRGFTKHMIVFRHRDHMGYAPMRALRRMPEIILINSHDGSSSYQLHAGLIETICSNGLIVADELFATVRVQHTGRILDAVLDGADHVMHSLPGILGTAEQWSSLALTQPLRLAFADAAADLRWEEAQRPVTPEQLLTPHRHDDTQPNLWKTFNVVQENILRGGLKGTSPTSGRQARTREVSSVNEHVRTNKALWRLAGEMARLMGVASPVQPQGQIIDVEAEVIA, from the coding sequence ATGTTTAGCCAAAGCCTGATGCACCGGTTCGATCAGAATGCTACGGCGCTCGCCGAGTCGATGATCCGCAAGGTGGCCCCGAGCGCGTTCGCGGAAACGCCCGCCGCCGACCGCTCCGATCGGTATGCCTTCATCAAGACGATCGACATCATTCACGGGATGGAGCAGCAGGGCTTTCAGGTGGTGCGTGCGGTCGAGGCACGCACCCGCGTTGAGGAGCGACGCGGCTTCACGAAGCACATGATCGTCTTCCGGCACCGCGACCATATGGGCTATGCCCCGATGCGCGCACTGCGCCGCATGCCGGAGATTATCCTGATCAACTCCCACGACGGCAGCAGCAGCTACCAGCTGCACGCCGGCCTGATCGAGACCATCTGCTCGAACGGCCTGATCGTGGCCGACGAGCTCTTCGCCACCGTCAGGGTGCAGCACACGGGCCGCATCCTCGATGCCGTGTTGGATGGGGCCGACCACGTGATGCACTCCCTGCCCGGCATCCTTGGCACAGCCGAGCAGTGGTCGAGCCTGGCACTGACCCAGCCGCTGCGCCTCGCGTTTGCCGACGCGGCGGCCGACCTACGGTGGGAGGAAGCCCAGCGGCCAGTGACGCCGGAGCAGTTGCTGACCCCGCACCGCCACGATGACACGCAGCCGAACCTGTGGAAGACCTTCAACGTCGTGCAGGAAAACATCCTGCGCGGCGGCCTGAAGGGCACCAGCCCCACGAGCGGCCGGCAGGCCCGGACGCGCGAGGTTAGCTCGGTCAACGAGCACGTGCGCACGAACAAGGCGCTCTGGCGGCTAGCCGGCGAGATGGCGCGGCTGATGGGCGTGGCCTCGCCTGTGCAGCCGCAGGGGCAGATTATCGACGTTGAGGCCGAGGTCATTGCGTAA
- a CDS encoding helix-turn-helix domain-containing protein, whose amino-acid sequence MHCDRNTQFATRQAPWRGTIRKVPASEARRWPVYQRRAIATDRRRDWSYDQVELLVALLDAGHDYDTIARRMKRTRTAIQIKVKRLRMTMTTRPTVLTAHEVGRLLGLRCSKRVPDWIDRGWLQGKPRITRGRTTRHIWGVQYDDLLGFLRDSRYWMTYDPALITDPELRAELVALRQDAPRWLTPGEVARRYHVDVGTVVQWIQKGFLPTTRYGNHWIWSAHLEGWVIPSMRSRAGIPRGAKRRVAGQAQIVQE is encoded by the coding sequence ATGCACTGTGATCGCAATACGCAATTTGCTACGCGCCAGGCACCCTGGCGCGGCACCATTCGCAAAGTCCCGGCGAGTGAGGCGCGGCGCTGGCCTGTCTACCAGCGCCGCGCCATCGCCACAGATCGCCGGCGCGATTGGTCGTACGACCAGGTTGAGCTCTTGGTGGCGCTGCTCGATGCCGGGCATGACTACGACACGATCGCGCGCCGGATGAAAAGGACGCGCACCGCCATCCAAATCAAGGTGAAGCGCCTGCGCATGACCATGACGACGCGGCCCACGGTGCTGACCGCCCACGAGGTGGGGCGCTTGCTCGGGCTGCGCTGCTCCAAGCGCGTGCCCGACTGGATCGATCGGGGGTGGCTGCAAGGCAAGCCGCGCATCACGCGTGGGCGCACCACGCGACACATATGGGGCGTGCAGTACGACGACCTGCTCGGGTTCCTGCGCGACTCGCGTTACTGGATGACCTACGATCCCGCGCTCATCACCGACCCGGAGCTGCGCGCCGAACTGGTTGCGCTACGGCAGGATGCCCCGCGCTGGCTGACTCCCGGCGAGGTTGCCCGCCGCTACCATGTTGATGTCGGCACGGTCGTTCAGTGGATCCAAAAGGGCTTCCTGCCCACAACCCGGTACGGCAACCATTGGATCTGGTCGGCACATTTGGAGGGCTGGGTCATCCCAAGTATGCGTTCCCGCGCTGGCATTCCGCGCGGGGCAAAGCGCCGCGTGGCTGGCCAGGCCCAGATTGTTCAGGAGTGA